Part of the Notamacropus eugenii isolate mMacEug1 chromosome 5, mMacEug1.pri_v2, whole genome shotgun sequence genome is shown below.
GGGGGCGCTGTTCAAGGGGAAGGTCTGGGTCAGCCTGGCTGAACGCCGGGGGGCCTATTCCGACCTAACCACCTTTCTGCAGATGAGCCCACGCTGAACAAAGCGTCCTGGGTCTTCCTGAAGGAGCTGAGGCGAATCAGAGATAGCGATCTCAGAGGTGGGTTTTCGCTAGGGGCTCCAGGTATCAGGTCGGAGAAGGGGGAGTCCAGGGAAACTCACAGACCGTGCGCCCCCTACCCCCTGCAGACAATTTCCTCTTGAAGGAGCTCACCTGGACGCTGCATACGCAGAAGGAGAATTTAGCTCGCCTGGTAACGGAGTTCCAGAGGGAAAGTGAGGAAGAGCCCTGAAGTGTCTGGCTCCCCCGCCGGGCCCTCCTCGGGCAGCCCTCTGGCGTTCTCTCTGCCCCCACCCGAAGCCCTGAGCCTATTGCCAAGACCCCAGCAGAGTTTCAGGCTATTTGCTTCCGCACCGTCAGGGATCCCGGCTCATTCGAGAAATCCCTCTCCATTTCCCCCCTTCCGCTCGGGGAGCCCTATGACCTTTGCAACACTTCATTTGGGGAACCTTGTGCCCTTTGCCCTCGCCCCATCGGAGACCCCAGCGCCTTTTGCCCTGAGCCTGAGCCTCTTTCAGGGGCTCAGGGCTCTGGTCCCTAGCCGCACTCCCTCCACGATCTCGGGACTCCAGTGTCCTCAGGGAATTGGAAGCTTCCTCTGAggtaccctcccctccccccgagGATATAGGCCCTTCGTTCCCAAAGTACAGGGTCTTTTGCGGACCCAAGCACAGACTCGTCGGCCCTTAGGTAAAGCCCGGATCTCTTCTTCCCCACAGGTTTTTGTCCCAACAAATGCGGTGAGCGCCTGGCCCTCAGtacccttctctcccctcccagccTCAGTTCTGCAGCCCCTCAGGGCCTGGTCCTGTGGCTTTGCCCCCTCAGGATTTGGTGACATCTCCCAGCCCCCTCCCCCGTTCCTCGCCCttacccctccccctcctttccccccctcCCGCCGTCCCTCGCAGGCCTCATGATGCAGACCCTCATCTGGTGTCATGGGTGTGAGAAGCAGGTGCACTCCTGTCTAAAGTCTTACGACTGCGGTGGTGAGCGAAGTCGGAAGCTGGGGAGGAGGTCAGAGGCTGGGGTAGGACCTCATCACTAAGGTGCGGCTGACTAAGTCACACTAATGTGTCACTTCTATCTACAGAACAAAGCGTGCGAGTGCATGAGAACGGGGACATGGTCTTGGACTGCGAACTGAGTTGGCATAAAGCAGCAGAAGGGCTCACCGACTACACATTCTACAGGGTACTTATTCCCAGATACCTGAGGGGCCCCACGGACTCCGGGAGTGGGGCCTGCACTACCTTCGGGGCAACCTTCCCCCTCGGACTCTTCTTGGTCCCTGCGTGATCCAGGGATCCCATGGCCCCCATTTGTGACCTCACTGCTTCCGGGCCCCATGTCGTGCCTGGCCGTCGGTATGAATCCTAGAACCCTCGGCCATCCCACGCCGCTGAGGATCCCAGTCTGGCGGTAGAGCTACCTGACCCTTGCATGTTCATCCCCGGGGTCTGGGGCCAGGTCTGGCCAAATGGCTCAGAAGTCCTGATAAGTAGCGGCCAAGAGGCCGCTCTGACCAAGCCCATGGTGTCCTTGGAAGACTCGGGGGTCTATCGCTGTGTCTTGGGAACCGTCCGAGAGCAGAACCCAGCCACAGTCATCACCTATCACGTAAAGGGTCAGCCTTCTTTCTCCCAGACCCACCTACATGCTAACACCTGGGGGTGGGGTCTCAGGAAGGGTTCCAGGGGATAGGGTGGGACGCGTGGTGAGGGGCGGACCCTGAATGGGCAGGAGCTAGCGGCTAGCCCCTGGGGGCGGGGCCTGTGAACTGGGGCCTGGGTCTGGCTCCTCCTCACCGACCCCTCCCCGCAGTGATTCCTGAAGAGCAGGAAAAATTCGACGACTTCGATTACGGTCAAAGGCCCAATTTTAGTCCCAGTTCGAGTACTGAGACAAGTATAAACCTGAATCCGATTGTGCATCCGAGTCCGAGCATACCGACCGGTCACTGGACTTTCCCTGGTCACAAGCCCCGCCCCACAGTTGACCAGGAGTCCGATAGGGAAGAAGAGTCCTCTACGACTTCGACTTCGATTCCGAGGAAGACGTTGACTCCGACCACAAAATTACCGCCCGAGGCTGAGCCCGGCTTGGGGGCTGAGCCCGGCTTGGGGGCTGAGCCCGGCTTGGGGGCTGAGCCTGGCTTGGGGGCTGAGCCTGGCTTGGAGGCTGAATCCGGGCCGTGCACTGGGCACGGAGATGTCTTCGCGGACTCAGGCCAGAATGCCGCCAGAATCCTTAACATCACCCTGATTGGGCTAGTCGCTGGTGGGGCGGCTGCAGTGCTGGGGAGCCTGGCGCTGACGTGAGCACTGGGCGCGGCCAGACCCGGTAGTTACCACCCAGGCCAAGCCAGAGCTGGAGGGGTGGAAGCCTATGGGGCGGCGCCACCCGAGAGGGGATAGGGTCGAAGGGGCAGGGCCCGACAGGCTACCCCACCAGCATGGGGTTCACGGGTAAGGGAAAGGTTTCAGCCGCagtctgcctcactctctccggCCTCCCTTCCAGCCTCTATTGCGCCCGCAGAGCGGGCCTAGACCTGAACCGGGCGGGAAAGTAATGCCAAGGGAATCCCAGCAGCCAGTGTTCCTGGATGGAGCCGTCGGCCCTGGAGTACCGAGGTCTGGGGCACCCCCTACCCTTCAGTCAATAAAAATGTCTCCTCTTTCTTTGCGTCTGTGACTCAGTCCAACAGCTCAAGTCTAGGAGGGGACTCCTGGATGCTCAAGGGCGCGGGCCTGGGTTCCAGAGTGGATTAGGGATCCAGTCACTTTCGATCCTGAGGGAGATGGTATTAGGCTTGGATGGCTGGGTCCCCAAAGGGGAGGAAATTGAAGAACCAGAGAACGGGCCCAGCGCTGGGGGGCGCTGGACGCCCAGGTCGTGCCCGTCCTAGCCGGGCTtcgctcccctcccccccctcccctgaCAGGACGCCCCCTCCCCGCTCTTCCTGCCCGGCTTCCTCTTGCCTTTTCCTGTCCTGTTCCCACCCAGAGCCAGGAGCACAAGGATCCAGGCGGGAGCAGGACCCAAGCCTCACCTCGGGAGCCACAGGCCGCGGCCTCGGGAGGAGGGTGAGTCCCTGGCGCACAGGGCCTCTAGACCCTCTGGAACCGCGGTGTCCCCTCCCGATGCCCTCTCCCGCTTGAGAATCCAGAAGGTCTTATATCCACGCAGGAGATGCTGTCAGGAGAGCGGAAGGAGAGCGGGAGCCCCCGCTTCGGGAAGCTCCATCTCCCCGCCGGCCTCTGGATCAACTCCCCACGGAAGCAGCTGGCGAAGCTGGGGCGCCGCTGGCCCAGCGCGGCCTCAGTAAAGTGAGTGGTAGCCCCCCGCCCCGACTGAGGGTTCCCATATCCCCTACGTCCTCGCCAGCCTTCCAGGGATCCAGGTGGTTAGAGATCTGAGACCCCACCCCTTCCTGCCTCAGACGTCCCTGCAGGCTTTCGAAAGACCCAGACTGCAGGGGGATTTGAGCCCCTCCTAGGAGCCCCACCTCCTTCTTCTCTGGGTCCCAGGAGTCCATTACCCTACCTCTAACAGATCAAGGGGCTGcatcttcccttctcccaagTATCAGGGCCCCCAGAAACCCAACTCCAAGCTTTAGCGCGTCTGATTCCCCCTTAGTCCTCCCCGCTCCCACTCTTCATGTCTCATGagtctccctctttttcttctctcctttctgtgtgtgtgtgtgtgtgtgtgtgtgtgtgtgtgtgtgtgtctgtttctctctgtctttgtctctatgtacctctctcccccctccctcttctcctcgcCTCTTCGGATCCCTTTtgcccctctcttccttcctccacctgTCTTCTCTGTCCGTCcgtctccctctcccactctgtCCATCTccgtctttctttctctctccctccggccggctttctctctctttctgtctctctgtttctctgtgtctctctgtgtctctctgtttttctgtctctctctcccctccctccttcttatcCCCGCCTCTttgtctccctttcctcctctctcttccttcctccgtCTGTCTGTCAtgtttccctgtctctctgtctccctctcccacctgtccatcctctctctctctctctctctctctctctctctctaactctctctctctctctctctctctctctctctctctcctctctctctctctctctctctctctctctctctctctctctctctctccctccccccctttcttcCCGGGCCTCTGTCACGTCGGGAGATGCCGTGTCTCCTCTCCCCCGGCTCgttctgcctctctctgtttgtctcttgaCGTCTCTGTGGCTCTCTGGTCCGCGCATCCCTGGCATCCGCAGGTCTTCCTCTTCGGACACGGGCAGTCGCAGCAGTGACCCGGCGCCAACCTCTTCAGGTCACTCAGGCCCGGAGCTGCGTCGCGTCGGGGCTGTGAAGGCCGCAGGGGGTGCCTCTGGGAGCCGGGCCCGGCGCATCTCCCAGCTG
Proteins encoded:
- the IZUMO1 gene encoding izumo sperm-egg fusion protein 1 isoform X2 — its product is MGNVVKVTHLQGTRPEEPRRGFPQAVMSSTSMSSLLRPAFPLGFVVLALTLSSRRAWGCIICDPAVVAGLRELEQNYLPSHMEVDPQALQTLKSRLEETVRQFSELPFGEDSYQGVIDEPTLNKASWVFLKELRRIRDSDLRDNFLLKELTWTLHTQKENLARLVTEFQRESFCPNKCGLMMQTLIWCHGCEKQVHSCLKSYDCGEQSVRVHENGDMVLDCELSWHKAAEGLTDYTFYRVWPNGSEVLISSGQEAALTKPMVSLEDSGVYRCVLGTVREQNPATVITYHVKVIPEEQEKFDDFDYGQRPNFSPSSSTETSINLNPIVHPSPSIPTGHWTFPGHKPRPTVDQESDREEESSTTSTSIPRKTLTPTTKLPPEAEPGLGAEPGLGAEPGLGAEPGLGAEPGLEAESGPCTGHGDVFADSGQNAARILNITLIGLVAGGAAAVLGSLALT
- the IZUMO1 gene encoding izumo sperm-egg fusion protein 1 isoform X1, whose amino-acid sequence is MGNVVKVTHLQGTRPEEPRRGFPQAVMSSTSMSSLLRPAFPLGFVVLALTLSSRRAWGCIICDPAVVAGLRELEQNYLPSHMEVDPQALQTLKSRLEETVRQFSELPFGEDSYQGVIDEPTLNKASWVFLKELRRIRDSDLRDNFLLKELTWTLHTQKENLARLVTEFQRESFCPNKCGLMMQTLIWCHGCEKQVHSCLKSYDCGEQSVRVHENGDMVLDCELSWHKAAEGLTDYTFYRVWPNGSEVLISSGQEAALTKPMVSLEDSGVYRCVLGTVREQNPATVITYHVKVIPEEQEKFDDFDYGQRPNFSPSSSTETSINLNPIVHPSPSIPTGHWTFPGHKPRPTVDQESDREEESSTTSTSIPRKTLTPTTKLPPEAEPGLGAEPGLGAEPGLGAEPGLGAEPGLEAESGPCTGHGDVFADSGQNAARILNITLIGLVAGGAAAVLGSLALTLYCARRAGLDLNRAGK
- the IZUMO1 gene encoding izumo sperm-egg fusion protein 1 isoform X4 — encoded protein: MGNVVKVTHLQGTRPEEPRRGFPQAVMSSTSMSSLLRPAFPLGFVVLALTLSSRRAWGCIICDPAVVAGLRELEQNYLPSHMEVDPQALQTLKSRLEETVRQFSELPFGEDSYQGVIDEPTLNKASWVFLKELRRIRDSDLRGFCPNKCGLMMQTLIWCHGCEKQVHSCLKSYDCGEQSVRVHENGDMVLDCELSWHKAAEGLTDYTFYRVWPNGSEVLISSGQEAALTKPMVSLEDSGVYRCVLGTVREQNPATVITYHVKVIPEEQEKFDDFDYGQRPNFSPSSSTETSINLNPIVHPSPSIPTGHWTFPGHKPRPTVDQESDREEESSTTSTSIPRKTLTPTTKLPPEAEPGLGAEPGLGAEPGLGAEPGLGAEPGLEAESGPCTGHGDVFADSGQNAARILNITLIGLVAGGAAAVLGSLALTLYCARRAGLDLNRAGK
- the IZUMO1 gene encoding izumo sperm-egg fusion protein 1 isoform X3 — its product is MSSTSMSSLLRPAFPLGFVVLALTLSSRRAWGCIICDPAVVAGLRELEQNYLPSHMEVDPQALQTLKSRLEETVRQFSELPFGEDSYQGVIDEPTLNKASWVFLKELRRIRDSDLRDNFLLKELTWTLHTQKENLARLVTEFQRESFCPNKCGLMMQTLIWCHGCEKQVHSCLKSYDCGEQSVRVHENGDMVLDCELSWHKAAEGLTDYTFYRVWPNGSEVLISSGQEAALTKPMVSLEDSGVYRCVLGTVREQNPATVITYHVKVIPEEQEKFDDFDYGQRPNFSPSSSTETSINLNPIVHPSPSIPTGHWTFPGHKPRPTVDQESDREEESSTTSTSIPRKTLTPTTKLPPEAEPGLGAEPGLGAEPGLGAEPGLGAEPGLEAESGPCTGHGDVFADSGQNAARILNITLIGLVAGGAAAVLGSLALTLYCARRAGLDLNRAGK